The following is a genomic window from Streptomyces chrestomyceticus JCM 4735.
AGCTCGCGGTTCATCCGGCGGGCGCGGCGCACCATGGCGGTACGGGACTCGTCCTTGAAGGCGCGGGTGGGGGCGGTGGTTGCCTTGGCGGGGGTGGTTCCGGCCGTTTTGGCGGGGGCCTTGGTGGCTGATTTCTTGGCGGGGGTCTTCGGGGCGGCGGTCTTTGGGGCCGCGGCGGTCTTCTTGGCCGTGGTGCCCCCGGCCGTGGCCTTCTTGGCCGTGGTCTTCTTCGCCGCGGACTTCGCCGCGGTGGTCTTCTTGGCGGCGGCCGTCTTCGCCGTGGTCTTCTTCGCGGCAGAGGTCCCGGTTGCGGCCGTGTCGGCGGACTTCTTCCGCGTCGTCGCCTTACGCACCTTTTCCCCGGATTTCACCGCTTTCGCGGCTTCGGCGGGCGCCTGTTCGCCCACAGCGGAATCACGGCCCGCGCTCACTCGCTCAGCCCCCTTGTCCTGTGCTCTCACCGGCGTATTGGACACTCGGCCAGACTAAGGCCACCCACTGACATCCGGTCCGATCACCGGTGCCCGTGGGTCCAATCGGCCCCCTGCCGTATGGCTTGCGCCACGGGTCCGGCATCCTTGTGATTGATCGCACTGTTTTGCATTCCGGCATGATGGGGACCAAGGTCCCTTTGAGCATGTCGACAAGGAGAGATCTCGTGGACGACGTTCTGCGGCGCGCACCGCTCTTCGCGGCGCTCGACGATGAGCAGGCGGCCGAGCTGCGCGCCTCGATGGGAGAGGTCACGCTCGCCCGCGGCGACGCCCTGTTCCACGAAGGGGACCCGGGCGACCGCCTGTACGTGGTCACCGAGGGCAAGGTGAAGCTGCACCGCACCTCCCCGGACGGACGGGAGAACATGCTCGCGGTGCTCGGCCCCGGTGAGCTGATCGGCGAGCTCTCCCTGTTCGACCCGGGCCCGCGTACCGCCACCGCCACCGCACTGACCGAGGTCAAACTGCTGGGCCTGGGCCACGGCGACCTGCAGCCCTGGCTCAACGCCCGCCCGGAGGTCGCCACGGCGCTGCTGCGCGCCGTCGCGCGCCGCCTGCGCAAGACCAACGACCAGATGTCCGACCTGGTCTTCTCCGACGTGCCGGGCCGCGTGGCCCGCGCGCTCCTGGACCTGTCGCGCCGCTTCGGCGTGCAGTCCGAGGAGGGCATCCACGTCGTGCACGACCTCACGCAGGAGGAGCTGGCCCAGCTCGTCGGCGCCTCGCGCGAGACGGTCAACAAGGCCCTCGCGGACTTCGCGGGCCGCGGCTGGCTGCGCCTGGAGGCGCGCGCGGTGATCCTGCTGGACGTGGAGCGCCTGGCGAAGCGCTCGCGCTGACGCGTACCGGCTGCACAGCACAGGGCAGCACGAAAGGGTCCTTCTCCTGCGGGAGCGGGACCCTTTCGCGTGAAACCGGCCGAACGGCCCTACGGCACCCTCGGCCGCTGCTGCGTGGCGCAGTGGATGCCGCCCCCGCCCTCACCGGCCGCGTCGATCGGGATCTGCCGGATGTCGCGGCCCGGGTGCAGGTCGCGCAGCACCCCGGCCGCCCGGTCGTCGGCCCGGCGGTCACCGAACCGCGGCAGGACCACCACGCCGTTCGCCACGACGTGGTTCAGGTACGAGGTGAGGAACTCCGGGCCGCGCTCCCCGATGGCGTACGGGTCGGGCTCCGCGATCTCGACGATCTCCAGGCGCCTGCCCCGGGCGTCGCGGGCCTCCGCCAGGACGCCGCGGGCCTGCTCGTACGCCCGGGTCCAGACATCCGGGCCGTCCCCGTGCCAAGGACGGTTCAGCAGCACGACACCGGGTGCCGCGAAGCGCGCGAGACCGTCGATGTGGCAGTCCGTGACGTCTTCGCCCCGTACGCCGTCGACCCAGATCACCCGGGAGACGCCCAGCACGCGGCGCAGCTCGCGCTCGATCCCCGCCCGGGTGCTGCCGGGGTTGCGGTTGGGGTTGACCAGGGAACTCTCGGCGGCGAGCAGCGTGCCTTCGCCGTCCACCTCGAAGGAGCCGCCCTCGGCCGTGAGGGCGGCGTCGACCCGGGGGATGCCCTCGTGGCGCAGCAGGTTCCGGGCGACGAGCGCGTCGTTCGGGTGGCGCTGCTTGCCGCCCCAGCCGTTGAAGTGGAAGTCGACGCCCATCCGGGCGGCGGCGCCCTCCGGCGCGTCCGGCCGGGTCACGAAGACCGGCCCGGTGTCCCGTATCCACAGGTCGTCGACCGGCACCGGCACGATCCCGACCGACGTACCGCAGGCCCGGCGGGCCCGTACCTCCTCCTCGGGGCCGGCCAGCAGGACGACCGGCTCGTACTCGGCGAGGGTGCGTGCCAGCCGCGCGATGTCGCGCTGCACGGCGGGCGCCAGGTCGCCCCAGAGGGAGCCCGAGGGCGGCCACGCGAGATATATGCCGTCGTGCGGCTCCCATTCGGCAGGCATGCGCATGGCCGATCGCTCCTCCATTCCTGACTGAAATTTCAGTCAGCCACTTTCCGACGGTAGCACCGGGCGGGCCCGGCCGCGACCGGGTACGGAGTACGGTGGGCGACTGTGTCCGAGCGCCGACTGCAGATCCTGGAAGCCGCGACCCGCACCATCGCGCGGAGCGGCGTACGCGGCCTGCGGGTGGAGGAGATCGCGGCCGCGGCCGGCGTCTCCACCGGGCTGATCTACTACCACTTCGGCGGCCGGGCCGAGCTGCTCCGCCGCACCCTGGACTTCATCGGCGAACGCGCCGAACGCTGCACGGCGCCGGACCCGGAGACCGTCCGCACGGCGGGCCCGCGCGCGCAGTTGGAGGAGATGCTGCTGCGCGAGCTCCAGGGCACCCCGGAGCTGGTGGAGAACAGCACCGCCTGGGGCGAGTTCCAGTCCAGCGCCGTCTTCGACCCCGGACTGCGGGAGCAACTGCGCGAGGCGACCCGGCAGTGGACGGACGACGTGGCCGACCTCGTACGGGAGGCGCAGGCCGCCGGTACGGCCGACCGGAACGTCCCGGCGGCCGACGCCGCCGAGCGGCTGACCGCGCTGGTGGAAGGGCTCAGCACGCGCTGGCTCAGCGGCTCGGTCCCCTTGGAGCGCGCCCGCGAGCTGTTGCGCGGCGGCATCGAACGCGAACTGGGCCCGGCGGCGGAAACGGACTGAGGCGGCAGCGGCCCGGGGGCCGGGCACCGCCCCCGGGCCCGTACTCCTCTGGACCGGCCCCCTGGATCGCCCCCTGAACCGGGCTCCCCCGAATCAGCCCTCGATCAGCCCGTGCTCCCCGAGACAGTCCAACTGCGCCCGTACGGACAGCTCGGCCGCGGGCCACAGCATGCGGTCCACGTCCGCGTACACGCTCGCGACGACCTCCGAGGGCGTGCGGTACCCCGCCTCGACCGCCGTCTCGACCTGCGCCAGCCGGTTGGCGCGGTGCGCGAGGTAGAACTCGATCGCGCCCTGGGCGTCGCTCAGTACGGGCCCGTGGCCGGGGAGGACGGTCGTGACGCCGTCGTCGACGGTCAGGGACCGCAGCCGCCGCAGCGAGTCCAGGTAGTCGCCCAGCCGGCCGTCCGGGTGCGCGACGACGGTGGTCCCGCGGCCCAGGATCGTGTCGCCGGTCAGCACGGCGGCGTCGGCCGGGAGGTGGAAGGAGAGCGAGTCGGCGGTGTGCCCGGGGGTCGGTACGACCCGCAGCTCCAGGCCACCGGTGGTGATCACGTCCCCGGCGGCCAGCCCCTCGTCGCCCAGGCGCAGCGCCGGGTCCAGGGCCCGTACCGGGGAGCCGGTCAGCTCGGCGAAACGTTCCGCTCCCTCGGCGTGGTCCGGGTGACCGTGCGTCAGCAGGGTGAGGGCGACCCGCTTCCCGGCCTGCTCGGCGGCGTCCACGACCGCCTTGAGGTGGGTCTCGTCCAGCGGCCCGGGGTCGATGACGACGGCCACGTCGGCGTCCGGCTCGGCGACGATCCAGGTGTTGGTGCCGTCCAGGGTCATCGGGGACGGGTTCGGGGCGAGCACGCACCGGGCGCGGTCGGTGGCGGGTCCGGCGATGTCCCCGGCGCGGGGCCGGCCGGGCAGGGCGGCTGCGTACGTCATGCGGTGGACTCTCCCGTGGTCGTGGGCGGGCTCGGGGGCGGCGTGGCGGCCGGGCTCCCGGTCGCGGACGGTCCGGCGGCGGAACTTCCGGGCGCGGGCGCGGCGGCCGGGTGAGGTGCTTGGTGAACTCCTCGTGCCCCGGCCAGCTCAGGACGATCTCCCCGTCCTTCAGCTCCGCCCGCGCGAGCACCGGCGTCAGGTCCCGGCCGGCGGCCGCCGCGAGGGCTTCGGCGGCCGTCCCGTACGCCTCCAGGCCGCGCAGCGTCGAGATCGTCGGCGGCATCATCAAGAGCTCGCCGCGGTCGTAGCCCGCGGCGGCCTCGGCGGGGCGGATCCACACCGTACGGTCGGCCTCCGTGGAGACGTTCCGGGTGCGCTGGCCCTCGGGCAGCACCGCCGCGAAGAACCAGGTGTCGTAGCGGCGGGGTTCGAACTCCGGGGTGATCCAGCGGGCCCACGCCCCCAGGAGGTCGCTGCGCAGGACCAGGCCGCGGCGGTCCAGGAAGTCCGCGAAGGACAGTTCGTGGGCGACCAGCGCCGCGCGGTCCGCGTCCCAGTCGTCGCCGGTGGTGTCGGCGACCACGGTCCCGGCGGAGGTGCCGGCGAGCAGTACGCCCGCCTCCTCGAAGGTCTCCCGGACGGCCGCGCAGACCACGGCCTGCGCCGCGGCCTCCTCGCCCGCCCCGAAGCCGAGCCGCCCGGCCCACTCGGTGAGCGAGGGCCCGGCCCAGGCCACCGGCCGCTCGTCGCGCGGGTCGACGGACCCGCCCGGGTAGGCGTACGCGCCGCCGGCGAAGGCCATGGAGGTACGTCTGCGCAGCATGTGGACGGCGGGACCGCCCGCGTCGGTGTCCCGCAGCAGCAGAACGGTCGCGGCCCGGCGGGGCGCCGCCGGGGTCAGCTCGCCGTGCGCGAGGGCCCGGATTCGGGCCGGCCATTCCGGCGGGTACCACTGGCCATTGGGGGTCGACGACATGGCCGGATGTTATGCGCTGGCGCGCGGATGTTCGAGGGGGCGCTTCTTCGGCCACTGTGCGCGGGGGCCGGGTGCGGGGTCGTCCTACGGGGCCGCGGATACGGAGCCGCGGGCACGGAAACGGGGCGGGCCCGGTTCCCCGGCCCCGCCCCGTTCGTATCCGGTCACACCCGGTCGTACGCGACCCGTACGAAGTCATGCGCGGTCATACGCAGCCCTGCGCGGAACGTCAGTCCGCGACCTCGACCTGCATCTCGACCTCGACCGGCGCGTCGATCGGCAGCACGGCCACACCGACCGCGGAACGGGCGTGCACGCCCTTGTCGCCCAGCACCTCACCCAGCAGCTCGCTGGCGCCGTTGACGACGCCCGGCTGGCCGGTGAAGTCGGGGGCCGAGGCGACGAAGCCGACGACCTTGACGACCCGCACGATCTTGTCGAGGTCGCCGACGACGGACTTCACGGCGGCCAGCGCGTTGAGCGCGCAGGTCGCGGCCAGTTCCTTGGCCTGCTCGGGGCTGACCTCGGCGCCCACCTTGCCGGTGACCGGCAGCGCGCCGTCCACCATCGGCAACTGGCCGGAGGTGTGGACGTACGCGCCCGAGCGCACCGCGGGCTGGTACGCCGCCAGCGGCGGCACGACCTGCGGCAGCTTCAGGCCGAGCTCGGCGAGCCTGTCCTCCACCGCGCTCATGCCTGCTTCTCCCGCTTCAGGTAGGCCACCAACTGCTCGGGGTTGTTGGGCCCCGGCACGACCTGGACCAGCTCCCAGCCGTCCTCGCCCCAGGTGTCCAGGATCTGCTTGGTCGCGTGCACGAGCAGCGGCACGGTCACGTATTCCCACTTGGTCATGGGGCCGAGCGTAATGCCTGTACCGGTGGCGCGCGGACGCGGCGGGGCGCCCCGGGCGCGCGGCCGGTACGCGCCGGTCGCGCGCCCCCGGCGCACAACCCGACGCCGGTCCCGTGCGTAGCCCGCCACCGGACTGGTTAGGCTCCTTGGCGTGAGCAGGCTCCATGTCGTCAGCGGCAAGGGCGGTACCGGCAAGACCACGGTCGCCGCTGCCCTCGCCCTCGCCCTGGCCACCGAGGGACGCCGTACCCTCCTGGTCGAGGTCGAGGGCCGGCAGGGCATTGCCCAGGTGTTCGAGACCGAGGCGCTCCCGTACGAGGAGCGCAAGATCGCGGTGGCCCCCGGGCCCGACGGAGGAGGTGTGTACGCCCTCGCCATCGACGCCGAGCGGGCGCTCCTGGACTACCTCCAGATGTTCTACAAACTCGGCGGCGCGGGCCGCGCCCTGAAGAAGCTCGGCGCGATCGACTTCGCCACGACCATCGCGCCCGGACTGCGGGACGTCCTGCTGACCGGCAAGGCGTGCGAGGCGGTGCGCCGCAAGGACAAGCGCGGCCGGTTCGTCTACGACGCCGTCGTGATGGACGCCCCGCCCACCGGCCGCATCACCCGCTTCCTGAACGTCAACGACGAGGTCGCGGGCCTGGCCAAGATAGGACCGATCCACAACCAGGCCCAGGCCGTGATGCGGGTCCTGAAGTCTCCCGAGACGGCGGTCCACCTGGTGACCCTGCTGGAGGAGATGCCCGTCCAGGAGACCGTGGACGGCATCGCGGAGCTGCGCGCCGCCGGACTGCCGGTGGGCGGCATCGTGATCAACATGACCCGGCCCGAGGTGCTGGACACCGGCGAGGTCGACATCGCCGCCAACGGGGCGCGCAGGGGCATCGCCGAGGCGCTGGCCGAAGCGGGGCTGCACGGCGGCCGCCGCGGCGCGGCCGGTGTGAAGTGGGCCGACGGGCTCATCGCCCCCTCCTGGAAGAAGCCCGCGAGCACGCGCAGCGCGTCGACCTGGAGCGGGCCGAGCACGCCGAGCTGGCCGGTCTCGACCTGCCGACCTACGAGTTGGAGCTGCTCCCCGAGGGAGTGGACCTCGCCGGGCTGTACCGGCTCGCGCGAGACCTGCGGAAACAGGGGCCCATATGACCGCGGACGCAAGCCTCCCGGACGACGGCACCGCCGGCGACGCCGCGCCGTCCCGGAACACCGCACCGCCCGCCTCCGGGCACGGCGCGCTGCACTCCCCCGCCGCCCTCCTGGAGGTCGACCCGCTGCTCGACGACCCGGGCACCCGCATCGTCGTGTGCTGCGGCTCCGGCGGCGTCGGCAAGACCACGACCGCCGCGGCCCTCGGCGTACGCGCCGCCGAACGCGGCCGCAAGGCCGTCGTGCTGACCATCGACCCGGCCCGCCGGCTCGCGCAGTCGATGGGCATCTCGGAACTGGACAACGTCCCCCGCCGGGTCAAGGGCATCGACGACAGCGCGGGCGGCGAGCTGCACGCCATGATGCTGGACATGAAGCGCACCTTCGACGAGATCGTCGAGGCGCACGCGGACGCCGAGCGGGCCCGCGCCATCCTGGAGAACCCCTTCTACCAGTCCCTGTCGGCCGGTTTCGCGGGCACGCAGGAGTACATGGCCATGGAGAAACTGGGCCAGCTCCGCTCCCGTGACGCCTGGGACCTGATCATCGTGGACACCCCGCCCAGCCGGTCCGCGCTGGACTTCCTGGACGCGCCCAAGCGGCTCGGGTCCTTCCTGGACGGCAAGTTCATCCGGGTGCTGATGGCGCCCGCGAAGGCCGGCGGGCGGGCCGGGATGAAGTTCCTCAATGTCGGCATGTCGATGATGACCGGCACCCTCAGCAAGATCATGGGTGGTCAACTGCTGCGTGACGTACAGACGTTCGCCGCCGCCATGGACACCATGTTCGGCGGCTTCCGTACCCGCGCGGACGCGACGTACCGGCTGCTCCAGGCGCCCGGCACCGCGTTCCTCGTCGTGGCGGCGCCGGAGCGGGACGCGCTGCGCGAGGCCGCGTACTTCGTCGAGCGGCTGGCCGCCGAGCAGATGCCGCTGGCCGGGCTGGTCCTGAACCGGGTGCACGGCAGCGGCGCCGCCCAGCTCGGCGCGGAACGGGCGCTGGCCGCCGCCGAGGCCCTCACGGACCGGGACCGGGCCGCCGCCGAGGAACCGTCCGGCGACCGGTCCGAAAATCTTGACGGCGACGGCATTGTGGATCTAGCGGACGGGAAGGCTGACTCTCGTACCGCCGACGGCCACTCCCCCGCCGCGGCGGACCCACGGACAACGGACGACACCCCGTCGGCAGCACGCCTCGCTGCCGGGCTGCTGCGGCTGCACGCGGAGCGGATGCACGTACTCGCCCGCGAGCGGCGGACGCGCGACCGCTTCACCGCGCTGCATCCCGAGGTCCCGGTGGCGGAGATCGCCGCGCTGGCCGGTGATGTGCACGACCTGGCGGGGCTGCGCGCGATCGGCGACCGCCTCGCCAGCCAGGAACGGACGGACGACGACACCCGGCACGCCGAGGACTGACCAGAGGACCGGCCGAGGGCCGTCCGGGCAGGACCCAGGTCACGAAACGGCCCCGCCGAGACCCGGAAACAGCCCCGACGCGGCTCTGTACGGGGCCCAAGAGGCCGCAGGGGCAAGGGACCAAGGGGCAACCACCCCGGGGGCAGCAGAAGCGGCGGAAACAGCGGTCCACGGCGAACAGAGACAGACTGAGCAACGAGCCCGGCACCTTCAGGGCCGCCGGTCCGGCTTCCTGCACGCGCGGCACATCCGTACGGACTCGGCTTGTGCGGCCGTGAGTCGCACGAACTCGTCCCGTACGGACAGGGGTCCCGTACGGACAGGGCCCAGCCCGGACCAAAGCGCGCCGACACCGAACATGCCCACTGGCCACGTCCCTGCACCGCGCCGACCACGCCCGTGCACAGAGAACGTCCAACGCCGATCACGACCGTGCGTGAAGCACGACGATCACGACCGCACAGCGGTCACGACCGTACGCCGACCGTTCCGGCCCGTGCCGAATACGCCCGTGGACCATCCGGCCCACGGCAGACGGCTGGTGACGTCTAACCGACTGCGGCGTAGTCGTCGTACGTACCGTCGTAGCGGTTGCCGTACGCGTTGTCGTAGGTGTTCTCGTACGTCTCGTCGTCCTCACAGTCCACGGGCAGGATGCCGGTGCTGCGCTCGTATTCCGTACGCGCCGTCTCCAGCAGCCGGCGCCACGAGGTGACGGTCGGGCGGCGGCGCAGCAGCGCCCTCCGCTCGCGCTCGGTCATGCCGCCCCAGACTCCGAACTCCACGCGGTTGTCCAGGGCGTCGGCCAGGCACTCCGTCCGCACCGGGCATCCGGTGCAGACCGCCTTGGCCCGGTTCTGGGCCGCGCCCTGAACGAACAGCTCGTCCGGATCGGTGGTGCGGCAGGCTGCCTGTGTACTCCAGTCGGTTACCCAGCTCATGCTGGCGCCGTCCTCTCCCGAATCGAGGCTCCCCCACGGCGGCAAGCGGCATATTCACCGTTGCCAGTTGAGGACGTTACGGAAGGCGAGCAGGGCGCAACACCCCCTTCGGGCCCAATCTTGAATGGCCCGAACGGACTATGCGTACGCGGCAGATCACCCAACGGAGTGAGCCGGTGGCATACGCCACGTTCCCGGCGGCTCGGGACAGTTCGCCACTGCCACAACGGGTGTACGGCGACGGATGCGGACGTACGGGGCGCCTCGCACACGCGGAGGCGGGGTTGACGGACCGGCGTGATCCCTCTGCGACACCGGACGGGATCAGGTTAAACGAACAGATGCGCCCCTGTCCGGCGATTGAGAACGGAGCCACCTCGTGAAGTCGCACCGACCGGTCGTCACCTGCGTCACTGCCGTCACAACCGCTGCCGTCGCCCCCGGCTCGTACGCGGGACCGGCCGGGCCCCGGCGGCGCCCCGGTACGCGGATGTCCCGACCCAGCCCCGCTCCCTCGGGCCGCCGCACACGAGGGCTTAGGCTGCCCTCATGGGTAAGAAGCGCGACGGCGGGGGTCTGACCAAGACCCAGCAGGCCGCTAAATTCCTGGGTGTCAGCGTCCTGGCCGGAGCGGTGCTGGCGGGCCTGGCCCTTCCGGCCGCCGGCGCGCTGGGCCTCGCGGCGAAGGGATCGGTCGAAGGTTTCGACGAGATCCCCGCCAATCTGAAGACTCCACCGCTGAGCCAGCGGACCACCATCCTCGACGCGAACGGCGGCGAGATCGCCAAGGTCTACTCGCGCGACCGCACCGTGGTCGACCTCAAGGAGATGTCGCCGTACGTCCAGAAGGCGATCGTCGCCATCGAGGACGCGCGCTTCTACCAGCACGGCGCGATCGACCTCAAGGGCATCCTGCGGGCGGTCAACAAGAACGCGCGGTCCGGCGGCGTCTCCGAGGGCGCCTCGACGCTGACGCAGCAGTACGTGAAGAACGTCTTCATCGAGGAGGCCGGCGACGACCCCGACAAGGTCGCCCAGGCCACCCAGCAGACCATCGGCCGCAAGGTCAAGGAGCTGAAGTACGCGATCCAGGTCGAGGAGGAACTGGGCAAGCAGAAGATCCTGCAGAACTACCTGAACATCACCTTCTTCGGGCAGCAGGCGTACGGCGTCGAGGCCGCGTCCCAGCGGTATTTCAGCAAGCACGCCAAGGACCTGACGCTGGACGAGTCCGCGCTGCTGGCGGGCATCGTGCAGTCGCCGAGCCGGTACGACCCGGTCAACGACCCGAAGGAGGCGCAGCGCCGCCGTAACACCGTGCTGCAGCGGATGGCCGACACGAAGGCCGTCACCCAGGCCGAGGCGGACGCCGCCGCCAAGAAGCCGATCAAGCTGGACGTCAGCCGCCCCAAGAACGGCTGCATCACGGCCGGTTCGGGCGCCGGGTTCTTCTGCGACTACGTACGCGAGGTGCTGCTGAACGATCAGGCGTTCGGCAAGACCCGCAAGGAACGCAGCAAGCGCTGGAACCAGGGCGGCCTGACGATCCGTACGACGCTCGACCCGCAGACCCAGAAGTCGATCCAGTCGGCCGTCACCGGCCAGGTCTACGCCAACGACCCGGTCGCCACCGCGGCGACGATCGTCCAGCCCGGCACCGGAAAGATCCTGGGCATGGGCCAGTCACGTCCGTACGGCTTCGGTCAGAACCAGACCCAGATGAATCTGTCCGTCGACCAGAAGATGGGCGGCGGCGCGGGTTACCAGCCCGGCTCGACGTTCAAGCCGGTGATCGCGGCGGCGGCCCTGGAGGCCGGCAAGGGCCCGGACCAGTCGTACTCGTCGCCGTACAAGATGCAGTACCCGAGCCCGGTCCCGACCTGCACCGGACAGTGGACGGGCAACTTCCCGGTCTCGAACGAGAACACCTCCGAGGTCGGCCCGTACAGCATGAAGGAGGCGACCGCCAAGTCGGTCAACACCTACTTCGTGCAGTTGATCAGCGACATCGGGATCTGCCCGGTGACCAATATGGCCGACAAGATGGGCATCAAACGCTCCAACGGCAAGCCGGTGGAGCAGAGCCCCGCCATCGCGCTGGGCTCCCCCGAGGTCTCCCCGCTGACCATGGCCAACGCCTACGCGACCTTCGCCAACGAGGGCATCCACTGCACCCCGGTGGCCATCGAGTCGATCACCGACACGACCGGCAAGGCGCTGACCGTACCGAAGACCAGTTGTCACCGCGCGATGTCCCAGCAGACCGCCAAGACCATCAACGCGCTGCTCAAGGGCGTCGTCGAGGACGGCACCGGCAAGCAAGCCGGTCTCCAGGGCCGGGACAGCGCGGGTAAGACCGGCACCACCGACAGCCGGTACGCGGCCTGGTTCACCGGTTACACCCCGAACATGGCCGGCGCGGTCTGGGTGGGTGACCCGGCTCACAAGCGGCGGATGTTCGACATCACCATCGGCGGCACCTTCCACGACAAGGTGTACGGGGCGGACACCCCGGGCCCGATCTGGCGCGAGGCGATGTCGGGCGCCCTGTCCGGCCGGCCCGCGCCGTCCCTGCCCACCGTCCCGCTCGGCGACTCCGACAAGGGCGACGGCAAGGGCGGCGGTGGCGGCGGCCGCCACGACCGGCCCGGCGGCGGAGGCGGGAACGGCGGCGGCCACGGCCGCGGTGACGGCAAGCCGGGTGGCGGCTGGCACATTCCCGGGTTCCCCGAGCTGTTCGGGGGGACCGGGGGCTGAGGCCGCGGTCAGGCAGGACGTACGAAGGGGCGCCCCCACCGGGTGGTGGGGGCGCCCCTTTTCGTAGAGCGGGCGACGGAGAGCAGTGACCTTGCGGCCGGCACCGTCCGGACGGCCTGCGCGACCTTTACCGCCTGGG
Proteins encoded in this region:
- a CDS encoding Crp/Fnr family transcriptional regulator yields the protein MDDVLRRAPLFAALDDEQAAELRASMGEVTLARGDALFHEGDPGDRLYVVTEGKVKLHRTSPDGRENMLAVLGPGELIGELSLFDPGPRTATATALTEVKLLGLGHGDLQPWLNARPEVATALLRAVARRLRKTNDQMSDLVFSDVPGRVARALLDLSRRFGVQSEEGIHVVHDLTQEELAQLVGASRETVNKALADFAGRGWLRLEARAVILLDVERLAKRSR
- a CDS encoding MBL fold metallo-hydrolase; the encoded protein is MTYAAALPGRPRAGDIAGPATDRARCVLAPNPSPMTLDGTNTWIVAEPDADVAVVIDPGPLDETHLKAVVDAAEQAGKRVALTLLTHGHPDHAEGAERFAELTGSPVRALDPALRLGDEGLAAGDVITTGGLELRVVPTPGHTADSLSFHLPADAAVLTGDTILGRGTTVVAHPDGRLGDYLDSLRRLRSLTVDDGVTTVLPGHGPVLSDAQGAIEFYLAHRANRLAQVETAVEAGYRTPSEVVASVYADVDRMLWPAAELSVRAQLDCLGEHGLIEG
- a CDS encoding DUF4177 domain-containing protein; this translates as MTKWEYVTVPLLVHATKQILDTWGEDGWELVQVVPGPNNPEQLVAYLKREKQA
- a CDS encoding WhiB family transcriptional regulator translates to MSWVTDWSTQAACRTTDPDELFVQGAAQNRAKAVCTGCPVRTECLADALDNRVEFGVWGGMTERERRALLRRRPTVTSWRRLLETARTEYERSTGILPVDCEDDETYENTYDNAYGNRYDGTYDDYAAVG
- a CDS encoding ArsA family ATPase; amino-acid sequence: MTADASLPDDGTAGDAAPSRNTAPPASGHGALHSPAALLEVDPLLDDPGTRIVVCCGSGGVGKTTTAAALGVRAAERGRKAVVLTIDPARRLAQSMGISELDNVPRRVKGIDDSAGGELHAMMLDMKRTFDEIVEAHADAERARAILENPFYQSLSAGFAGTQEYMAMEKLGQLRSRDAWDLIIVDTPPSRSALDFLDAPKRLGSFLDGKFIRVLMAPAKAGGRAGMKFLNVGMSMMTGTLSKIMGGQLLRDVQTFAAAMDTMFGGFRTRADATYRLLQAPGTAFLVVAAPERDALREAAYFVERLAAEQMPLAGLVLNRVHGSGAAQLGAERALAAAEALTDRDRAAAEEPSGDRSENLDGDGIVDLADGKADSRTADGHSPAAADPRTTDDTPSAARLAAGLLRLHAERMHVLARERRTRDRFTALHPEVPVAEIAALAGDVHDLAGLRAIGDRLASQERTDDDTRHAED
- a CDS encoding transglycosylase domain-containing protein, translating into MGKKRDGGGLTKTQQAAKFLGVSVLAGAVLAGLALPAAGALGLAAKGSVEGFDEIPANLKTPPLSQRTTILDANGGEIAKVYSRDRTVVDLKEMSPYVQKAIVAIEDARFYQHGAIDLKGILRAVNKNARSGGVSEGASTLTQQYVKNVFIEEAGDDPDKVAQATQQTIGRKVKELKYAIQVEEELGKQKILQNYLNITFFGQQAYGVEAASQRYFSKHAKDLTLDESALLAGIVQSPSRYDPVNDPKEAQRRRNTVLQRMADTKAVTQAEADAAAKKPIKLDVSRPKNGCITAGSGAGFFCDYVREVLLNDQAFGKTRKERSKRWNQGGLTIRTTLDPQTQKSIQSAVTGQVYANDPVATAATIVQPGTGKILGMGQSRPYGFGQNQTQMNLSVDQKMGGGAGYQPGSTFKPVIAAAALEAGKGPDQSYSSPYKMQYPSPVPTCTGQWTGNFPVSNENTSEVGPYSMKEATAKSVNTYFVQLISDIGICPVTNMADKMGIKRSNGKPVEQSPAIALGSPEVSPLTMANAYATFANEGIHCTPVAIESITDTTGKALTVPKTSCHRAMSQQTAKTINALLKGVVEDGTGKQAGLQGRDSAGKTGTTDSRYAAWFTGYTPNMAGAVWVGDPAHKRRMFDITIGGTFHDKVYGADTPGPIWREAMSGALSGRPAPSLPTVPLGDSDKGDGKGGGGGGRHDRPGGGGGNGGGHGRGDGKPGGGWHIPGFPELFGGTGG
- a CDS encoding agmatine deiminase family protein, which translates into the protein MRMPAEWEPHDGIYLAWPPSGSLWGDLAPAVQRDIARLARTLAEYEPVVLLAGPEEEVRARRACGTSVGIVPVPVDDLWIRDTGPVFVTRPDAPEGAAARMGVDFHFNGWGGKQRHPNDALVARNLLRHEGIPRVDAALTAEGGSFEVDGEGTLLAAESSLVNPNRNPGSTRAGIERELRRVLGVSRVIWVDGVRGEDVTDCHIDGLARFAAPGVVLLNRPWHGDGPDVWTRAYEQARGVLAEARDARGRRLEIVEIAEPDPYAIGERGPEFLTSYLNHVVANGVVVLPRFGDRRADDRAAGVLRDLHPGRDIRQIPIDAAGEGGGGIHCATQQRPRVP
- a CDS encoding TetR/AcrR family transcriptional regulator, with amino-acid sequence MSERRLQILEAATRTIARSGVRGLRVEEIAAAAGVSTGLIYYHFGGRAELLRRTLDFIGERAERCTAPDPETVRTAGPRAQLEEMLLRELQGTPELVENSTAWGEFQSSAVFDPGLREQLREATRQWTDDVADLVREAQAAGTADRNVPAADAAERLTALVEGLSTRWLSGSVPLERARELLRGGIERELGPAAETD
- a CDS encoding RidA family protein; the encoded protein is MSAVEDRLAELGLKLPQVVPPLAAYQPAVRSGAYVHTSGQLPMVDGALPVTGKVGAEVSPEQAKELAATCALNALAAVKSVVGDLDKIVRVVKVVGFVASAPDFTGQPGVVNGASELLGEVLGDKGVHARSAVGVAVLPIDAPVEVEMQVEVAD